The DNA sequence ttAGGGATTGTGAGGATGCATGTGAGCTGTTGCGAAGAGGACAAgaggaatgaaaaaaaaaaaaaaatgaaatttaaaagaaGGGAAAGTCTCTCTGTATTTGAGGGACCTCGAGTGCCGATTTCGATGCACTGAAAGTGAAAAACAAACTGTCAACTGCGAGGCATTTGTCCATTTTAGATTATGACTAATCTTGTTATTTTCCATGAGCCCCATCAAACAAGAACCTTCAGTTTCTGCTCTGCACAGTACTGTTTTTAATAACTTGCTTATGGAGTGAGGTGGACTAGTGATTTGGACTTCTTACGGCTCTAAACAACTGTTGATATGTAATTCCAAGTTGTCTTTGTCTAGCAAGGAAGGTCCCTTACCAAGTAAAATTTAAGGGCCTAACCAACATTGGATCCATCTAGGCAGGTGAACACCAATTGGCAACAGAAATGAAGACAACAACATACTGTCCTTTCAAATTGCAATAGATTCAATGGTTTTTGAATGTTTCATCCAAGTAAGTAAATGAGTGACGGTGATTATCTATTTCATAAAAGAGCTCATTCACATTGTGTACAGTTTTTGCTGATGCCACTAGAAAAATCACTCCAATGTCTTCATCATATTGCTCACCTTCCTGTAACATTCTGGAGAATCACCATTACAAGATGCCTCTTCCATGCAGGCTGTATACGGTggatgttaaaattttttagtttcTTTTTGTCTTCTAGGTCAGCTCaagaatatttaatattaaatcacAGGCATAATGGCACACCACAATGCTTTTTTAATTCTCAAGGCAAGCAGAAAGCTAAGTGCTTTGTACATTTGAGTCAGTTACCTTGTCTTTGGAATTCTAGAACCCATTTTTTGACCCATTCAAATGATACTTGAAACGGAAGAACATATTTAACTAGTGAGATTTACATGTAATACTTTTAAATCTATCTCATGTCCACGTGTCGTATTTCTAATAgactatattatttatatgttatcaaACTGGTCTTTCAACGTAAGGAGGTTCGCTTATAAATACATCATCATTCATAAGAAACCATAATTATCTTATAAAAATTCAGTTTTTATTATGGTTCTAATGAATTCTTCTAACTAAAGCGCACTGCGTATGGATTAAAAGTGTCGGACTCATTCGTAGGTGAGtagtattcgatttaaattgaaaaaatcaatcgaattaaattaatttaaaaatttaattcgattttttattcaattcgattcgatttgatttttaattttaaaaattttaattattttgattcgatttgattttgatcagaataaaatcaaaaaaatcgaaccgaattgattagtaataatattattttattttcaataatgtatagaaattaaatcatattaagttttaattaaattttaaaatactaaaaataaagtagataaaataaaaaaattattaaaaatcgaaatcaatcaaatcaaatcgaatcgaatcagaacgattcgattcgattcaatttctaatcaaaattaattcggtttgatttttataaatattaaaattttaattttcgatttattcaatttagtttgattttaaatcaaaccgaccAAATATTCACCCTACTCATTCCagctatttaaatataaataatagagAGAGTAATAACCAAAATCCAAATTGAATTTCATAATTTTGTTGGTAATAATTTGACaaactttatattaataaataatgtagaaaataatgtatattttctatacatttatatttataactataattttttagaaaaaaaaactataattttttagaaaataatgtataaaaattttaattttcagtttttttttcttaacttTTTAGCATTAATAAAAGGTAAAAACACATACACTATATATAAGAAGAATAATTCATCCTAATCCATTCGATTTACTACTAGATCATTATCCACAATTTCTTTTTTTGGGATTTGGGATTAATTCGTGCCACTCATTGCTTACCAAATTAAACCACAACCTTCTCCATCTTTTATCtctaacaaatatatatatatatatatatatctctaTTTTGGGTGGAGCTGATATGCTTTGAATGGACTAGAATAagcttattataattttttaatttatgttaaaattgATAAAGATGGTGACCCTTGACTGGGATCCTGTTAAATTCTGGACGCAACACTTGGATGTTGTTTTATCCCGGCAGACTCGATCGCAAATACCAAACCCAAAACAGTTGGATGTTGTTTTAtcctgtaaaaaataattttacttatttaatatataaaatttttaattgaataaaaatacTTATTATTTTTGTGAAACTAGAAATAATTTACTAGAAAAAGCtgtaaataattaaaaggaaataataataaaaaaatggcattactctaattttttattgaattatgaGCAATATTTTTCACATTCATAGAGTGAAACCTGAATTCTACAATTTGCCGCGTAAACAAGGGAGTGTTTGGTTTCTCATCATTAAGccaagaaggagaaggagaaggagcgGAAGCGGAGCATGACAAGCTCGACGTAACACCCAAACCGAAAACCATGACGTCATACTCAAAAACCTCCTCCGTTCCCTATGCTTCTGTACCTTCCCACCCTGACCCTGTTCCCCAAAACGTCATCGTTCTCACCCACTACCACCCACCTCCCAACCCCTCCCTCCTCTTCCTCCGCCGCTGTATCTTCTTCACTTTCGCTATCCTTCTTCTCTCTGCCGCCGTTTTCTTTTTCTACCCTTCCGACCCTACGCTCCAAATCACTCGAATTCGACTCAATCACGTCCGTGTTAACTCGTCCCCGACACTCACTATCGACCTCTCGTTCTCTCTTATCCTCAGGGTTCGAAACAGGGACTTCTTCTCTTTGGACTATAATTCTCTCGATGTTTCGGTTGGGTACAGAGGGAGAGAGCTGGGGCTTGTGAGTTCTCATGGAGGTAAACTTAGGGCGAGAGGATCGTCGTACGTGAATGCCTCGCTTGATTTGGATGGTCTTGAGATTATTAACGATGTGTTTTTCTTGATTGAGGATTTGGCTAGAGGTGTTATTCCCTTTGATACCGATACCAATGTCAATGGAGAGCTTGGACTCTTTTTCTTCAAAATTCCTATCGAGGTTAGTTCTTTCTTCTCTGTCCGTTTTCTTTCATTTCAGCAGGTTTGCTTCTTTGTCTTAAATGTGGATTTGTTTTATTTAATCGTACGCTAGAACTGTAGTTTAATGGTGAATATATGAATTTGGTGaaatttcatttgttttagGTATAATTTAGTCTACAGGAATGTATAATCAATTCggtcgaactgaattaattgagatatttaaatttaaaattatgaaaatcaaagAGGAAATCGAATTTGATTTGATTGGATTCATCGAATTGAGAAAACAACAATCATTCTGAAGAAATTCATGCTCAAAGCTCAGTTGCTTATTGTCCCCAAAGTTCTCAAGAACACAAATCACTCGACAATCACAAACCAAAAGGTTCGACTCTATTACAAATCAACAATAGAAATTTGCTAAAAGTGCAATTTAATCATTTTCCAGCAAATTCAACCATCCAAGttggattaaaaattaaaaccaatCAAAGTAACCATGAACCAAAAGGAAAACCTCGAATTTTCAAAATCCAATATCTCTGAAAGAAAATTCTATatgcaataaaaaaaagttCAACTAAAAGATCCTACTTTTCAAATATTGTCATTTGTTGAACATGACGAAACACATTTCAGCAAGGGATTGACATAAATGATGAATCAGATACCATAAGTGGCTGACTGCAATCACAAACcagtctttcttttcttctctgaaTTACTTGGTGCACCTTGTGTCTGGTCTGTTGTGCACCTTTAACCACTCTGGTACTCAGAAATATGATTCAGTGCTTATATAGTCTTTTGGCCATCCAATATCTTACAATTTAGAGAACTCTCTGTCATTTTGTGCTCTAATTCTTAGACATGCCTGCTTAGTTACACGTGTATATACATTGAAGATTATTACATAGagcaaaaagggaaaaaaagccTCAGATCAGTAGGCTAATATATTATCTCTCATAAATGTGGTTAATTTGATCTGGGTGATGGAAGATTAGTAGATGTGGAAACTAGAGAAGCGTTCACATGTTTGAGCAAATATTTGCATCAGTCTGTGTGGTTTTCCTATAGTAGGACAATCCTTGGCTGCAGTAAGAGTGCACTTTTTGCATTTCATCTTTTTCTGTCAAATGCCTGGATGCACCTTTTTGTTATAGTATTTAGTTGCAAGTAGTAGACCTGTGCCATCGCCTCATTTGATTATTTTCATTGCTGTCTCACATCTGTTTCATTAACtaatttatgttatttaaatatttcagGCAATAGTGTCATGCGAAGTGCTTGTGAATATTAACAACCAAACAATTGTCCAGCAAGACTGTTATCCTGAGGTGAGGAACTCTTTTTCTTCATAACAAATAATCTGAAATACTAATGTGGATTATTCATGCGATTGCTCCATAAGTTGCATGCACATAGATGGTCCCCTCATTACCAGAAGTATTCCCCTTAAGTGTTAATTTATTGACTTTGACTTTCTTCATGGTCGTTGATTTTTTCATTGGGTTTCAAATAGTCTCAAACTCAAAAACTCACAATTCTGGAGATGACTTCAGTGCCATTGAACTAATGCTCATTATTTTGATACTCTAGTTGAATGCCTATAAAATGGAAAGTCTTTCATAAATCAAAAGAACACTAGTTGGGTTTCCTCTCTTTCTTCGCACTGCAATAGAACACTATCTCTGCATTACTGCAGATGAGCTTGGATTTTATGTAGGTAGCCGGCTTTATGATGTACTAGGTCTGTAATATAGTACTAAATAATGTCATGTTCTGGTTTTGAGTGGTTTTGAAGAATTAATCCTCAAATTGGAATCTGATTCTTTTCAGTGATACGGGGAGGCTATCATCATTATTGTTGGACTCTGGCAGATTGTCTTGAAGTGGAAGGGCACAGAGCTGGGTGCCGGAGGTACATATTTTGACTTTTCCAGTAGCCCTTTGAGTAACTATACTAGATTACTAGTCATTCTCTCTGTTAATTGGTTGGCGTATCAGTGCAAATGGTTAATTTACCAAGGTAGTACAGAATATTTGTGTTTTAACACAACTTTCACCAAACTTACTGATTTATATTCACTTGGAAGTTTGTTGCTGCTGTAAATGCTGATTGGGCCTTTATGAGTAAATCAGTGATAAATATATACATGTAG is a window from the Manihot esculenta cultivar AM560-2 chromosome 16, M.esculenta_v8, whole genome shotgun sequence genome containing:
- the LOC110602933 gene encoding uncharacterized protein LOC110602933, with product MTSYSKTSSVPYASVPSHPDPVPQNVIVLTHYHPPPNPSLLFLRRCIFFTFAILLLSAAVFFFYPSDPTLQITRIRLNHVRVNSSPTLTIDLSFSLILRVRNRDFFSLDYNSLDVSVGYRGRELGLVSSHGGKLRARGSSYVNASLDLDGLEIINDVFFLIEDLARGVIPFDTDTNVNGELGLFFFKIPIEAIVSCEVLVNINNQTIVQQDCYPE